In the Nothobranchius furzeri strain GRZ-AD chromosome 1, NfurGRZ-RIMD1, whole genome shotgun sequence genome, tggtgactccaccccagccgttcctgatcagcgatcagcggggtgctttcctatttaaggtggatggaggacaaaatttgacgccagaagattgcctcagttttggtagtaaccagccactcgtgttacctctagtgttcctaggattaatgttatttcgtagtgtttttgctcttatattggatttaccattcttcaggattcctgtcgacctcattggatactgacctctactccaggatttggatattcaacacacggaccttatcaccaccctccataacccacctctcatctcacccagtgccccatccaccaggacgccccgcttctctccacctctgctccctctcctgcgcttcctctctacctctctctcctccagccaacacgtacacccaccacagtaagtctgctgaacacctctgcctgcctacaatggattttgaaaccagaacctaagctcacctgtgttctccctcctccagatgctgagctgttgttgcagttccaaccacagacttatctgtgcaccttaagttcctccttataaataaatcatttttttccatcagtttttggtcagtgttgtattctgcatgtcttgggttaagtaccttcctccaaacatgacactcctcctcaaagagcaaatctgttcagcacattctgacagacagaccaccattcttctgtcatgatgctgtacaggacatttttagagttttcctttttaaagataaataggattacatttaaatagcaatactttcacattatcattttccc is a window encoding:
- the LOC139072178 gene encoding uncharacterized protein isoform X1 — translated: MKALSVTWQLWVIRSAFLIGTRTRVVSGDTFFMVLVTPPQPFLISDQRGAFLFKVDGGQNLTPEDCLSFGFLSTSLDTDLYSRIWIFNTRTLSPPSITHLSSHPVPHPPGRPASLHLCSLSCASSLPLSPPANTYTHHNAELLLQFQPQTYLCTLSSSL